From a single Buchnera aphidicola (Aphis craccivora) genomic region:
- the ispG gene encoding flavodoxin-dependent (E)-4-hydroxy-3-methylbut-2-enyl-diphosphate synthase, with the protein MNKYKTINRRKSDRIYVGNIPIGNNAPISVQSMTNTRTTDIINTINQINQLKKVGVDIVRISIPTTEAAEAFKIIKNKVNVPLIADIHFDYRLAIKSIEYGADCLRINPGNIGKKRKINEIVSCAKHNNIPIRIGINSGSLENDILKKYKSPIPEALVESAIRNVEYLDSLNFNQFKVSVKASDVFSAVKANKILAKKITQPIHIGITESGSLRNGTVKSSIGIASLLSDGIGDTLRISLAADPTEEVKVGYDILKVLGIRFRGINFIACPTCSRQEFNVIKVVEELEKKLEDIETSMNVSIIGCVVNGIGEAQMAHLGVTGGYKTSGLYQDGIRQKNKLNNKNIIEELEMHIRKKSDELKKIRTVNENDI; encoded by the coding sequence ATGAATAAATATAAAACTATTAATAGAAGAAAATCTGATCGTATTTATGTAGGAAATATTCCCATTGGAAATAATGCACCTATTTCTGTACAATCTATGACAAATACAAGAACTACAGATATTATAAATACAATTAATCAAATTAATCAATTAAAAAAAGTTGGGGTGGATATTGTAAGAATTTCTATTCCTACGACAGAAGCAGCAGAAGCATTTAAAATTATTAAAAATAAAGTAAACGTTCCATTAATAGCTGATATACATTTTGATTATAGACTAGCTATAAAATCTATAGAATATGGTGCTGATTGTTTAAGAATTAATCCTGGAAATATTGGAAAAAAAAGAAAAATTAATGAAATAGTTAGCTGCGCTAAGCACAATAATATTCCAATTAGAATAGGTATAAATTCTGGTTCATTAGAAAATGATATACTTAAAAAGTATAAATCTCCGATTCCAGAAGCTTTAGTAGAATCTGCTATAAGAAATGTAGAATATTTGGATAGTTTAAATTTTAATCAATTTAAAGTTAGTGTAAAGGCATCTGATGTTTTTTCTGCAGTTAAAGCTAATAAAATATTAGCAAAAAAAATTACACAACCAATACATATTGGAATAACAGAATCAGGAAGTTTGCGTAATGGAACAGTTAAATCATCTATTGGGATTGCTTCGTTGCTTTCAGATGGCATTGGTGATACTTTAAGAATTTCTTTAGCTGCTGATCCCACTGAAGAAGTAAAGGTAGGTTATGATATTTTAAAAGTCTTAGGAATTAGATTCCGAGGAATTAATTTTATTGCATGTCCTACTTGTTCTCGTCAAGAATTTAATGTTATTAAAGTAGTGGAAGAATTAGAAAAAAAATTAGAAGATATCGAAACTTCTATGAATGTTTCTATTATTGGATGTGTTGTAAATGGAATAGGAGAAGCTCAAATGGCTCATTTAGGTGTTACTGGAGGATATAAAACAAGCGGATTATATCAAGATGGCATACGTCAGAAAAATAAACTAAACAATAAAAATATAATTGAAGAATTAGAAATGCATATTCGAAAAAAATCAGATGAATTAAAAAAAATTCGGACTGTAAATGAAAATGATATTTAA
- the hisS gene encoding histidine--tRNA ligase, with protein sequence MNKKINSIRGMHDYFSEDLDIWHKLEKVFKQVLNSYSYEEIRLPILERTEIFQRAIGDVTDIIEKEMYSFHDKKGNNLTLRPEGTVGCVRAIIQNNLLCKKKLKFWYLGPMFRYERPQKGRYRQFYQLGAEVFGLNTTDIDLEIILLTNRLWKILGINFHLILEVNSIGSQLDRIKYQKELVLFLEKNKSFLDEESKQRLYSNPFRILDSKNLNIQHILNKAPLLSNYINKKSLNQFNNLCHMINLYGIKYKYNPNLIRGLDYYNDTVFEWKTDRLGSQNTICAGGRYNSLVEELGGIKTSAIGFAIGIERLILLIKSLNIFSIKIARINIYIIFIGEENKIHAINLSEEIRDRYPELKTFVSFSNLSLSKKIKHAVESLSRIAILIGANEIKKKCYLIKELETKKEFYLFKSELMLKINNIFRR encoded by the coding sequence GTGAATAAAAAAATTAATTCAATTAGAGGAATGCATGATTATTTTTCTGAAGATTTAGATATTTGGCATAAATTAGAAAAAGTTTTTAAACAGGTCTTAAATAGTTATTCTTATGAAGAAATCAGGCTTCCTATATTAGAAAGAACAGAGATTTTTCAGAGAGCTATTGGTGATGTTACAGATATTATAGAAAAAGAAATGTATTCATTTCATGATAAAAAAGGAAATAATTTAACTTTACGACCTGAAGGAACTGTAGGTTGTGTCCGAGCCATTATACAAAATAATTTATTATGTAAAAAAAAATTAAAATTTTGGTATTTAGGGCCTATGTTTAGATACGAACGTCCTCAAAAAGGACGATATCGTCAATTTTATCAATTAGGTGCAGAAGTTTTTGGATTAAATACAACAGACATTGATTTAGAAATAATTTTATTAACAAATCGTTTATGGAAAATTCTTGGTATTAATTTTCATTTGATTTTAGAAGTAAACTCAATTGGCTCTCAATTAGATCGTATCAAATATCAAAAAGAATTGGTTTTATTTCTTGAAAAGAATAAATCTTTTTTAGATGAAGAATCGAAACAACGTTTATATTCTAATCCATTTCGAATTTTAGATTCTAAAAATTTAAATATACAACATATATTAAATAAAGCTCCATTATTAAGCAATTATATTAACAAAAAATCGTTAAATCAATTTAATAATTTATGTCATATGATTAATTTATATGGCATTAAATACAAATACAATCCTAATTTAATACGCGGTTTAGATTATTATAATGACACTGTATTTGAGTGGAAAACTGACAGATTAGGATCACAAAATACTATTTGTGCTGGAGGTAGATATAATTCTTTAGTTGAAGAATTAGGCGGAATAAAAACCTCAGCAATTGGATTTGCTATAGGAATTGAACGTTTAATTTTATTAATAAAATCATTAAATATCTTTTCTATAAAAATAGCAAGAATTAATATTTATATTATTTTTATAGGAGAAGAAAACAAAATTCATGCTATCAATTTATCAGAAGAAATAAGAGATAGGTATCCTGAATTAAAAACATTTGTAAGTTTTTCAAATTTAAGTCTTTCAAAAAAAATTAAACATGCTGTTGAATCATTATCTCGTATTGCTATTTTAATAGGTGCAAATGAAATCAAAAAAAAATGCTATTTAATAAAAGAATTAGAAACAAAAAAAGAATTTTATTTATTTAAAAGTGAATTAATGCTAAAAATTAATAATATTTTTAGAAGATAA